A portion of the Staphylococcus felis genome contains these proteins:
- a CDS encoding aspartate kinase gives MKVSKFGGSSVSTASQIKKVLDIVNSDKDRRIIIVSAPGKRHDKDIKTTDLLIRLYEKVINHLDYKNKKLEIVSRFHDIVKGLDMDDHILGEIDRTLEHLIETLKDQPERLLDALKSSGENFNAQIIAAYNQKQGIPTQYLSPKDAGLIVSNEPGNAQILESSYEKIYHLTEYNQKLIIPGFFGFSEDNHIVTFPRGGSDITGAIIARGVHADLYENFTDVSGIYRANPTVINQPEIIDEITYREMRELSYAGFGVFHDEALQPLYHDRIPVVIKNTNRPSDPGTFIVHDRQIDTRKVITGISCDEGFTSINIKKYLMNRQVGFTLKILKILADYNISFDHMPSGIDNISIIMRSSQIKGKEQAVLEAIRRDCKIDELNVEHDLAILMIVGEGMSAVVGTANKITDALANAHINLKMINQGSSEISMMFGISNADAKKAVKACYSHCYAE, from the coding sequence ATGAAAGTTTCAAAATTTGGTGGTAGTTCGGTATCTACTGCATCTCAAATCAAAAAAGTATTAGATATTGTTAATAGCGACAAAGACAGGCGTATCATCATTGTATCTGCGCCTGGTAAACGTCATGATAAAGACATAAAGACAACCGATCTATTAATACGTCTCTATGAAAAAGTAATCAATCATTTAGATTATAAAAATAAAAAGTTAGAAATTGTATCCCGCTTTCATGATATTGTAAAAGGTCTCGATATGGATGATCATATTTTAGGAGAAATTGACAGAACATTAGAACATCTTATTGAAACGTTAAAAGATCAACCTGAACGTTTACTCGATGCATTGAAATCATCAGGGGAGAATTTTAATGCCCAAATTATTGCGGCTTACAATCAAAAACAAGGCATTCCAACACAATACCTCTCCCCTAAAGATGCAGGATTAATTGTCAGCAATGAACCTGGTAATGCTCAAATATTAGAATCAAGCTATGAAAAGATTTATCACTTAACAGAATACAATCAAAAATTAATCATACCAGGCTTTTTTGGTTTTTCAGAAGATAATCATATTGTAACATTTCCCCGCGGTGGGTCTGATATTACAGGTGCAATTATTGCTCGTGGTGTTCATGCCGATTTATATGAGAACTTCACTGATGTTTCAGGTATATATCGAGCTAATCCGACTGTTATTAATCAACCTGAAATTATCGATGAGATTACTTATCGCGAAATGAGAGAATTATCATATGCAGGCTTTGGTGTCTTTCATGATGAAGCACTTCAACCCCTATATCACGATCGTATTCCTGTTGTCATTAAAAATACTAACCGACCAAGTGACCCAGGAACATTTATAGTACACGACCGTCAGATTGATACAAGAAAAGTGATTACGGGTATAAGTTGTGATGAAGGCTTCACAAGTATTAATATCAAAAAATATTTGATGAATCGCCAAGTCGGATTTACACTTAAAATCTTAAAAATACTTGCAGATTATAATATTTCTTTTGATCATATGCCATCAGGTATTGATAATATAAGTATTATAATGAGAAGTTCACAAATAAAAGGAAAAGAACAAGCCGTGTTAGAAGCAATTAGAAGAGATTGTAAAATTGATGAATTAAATGTCGAACATGACTTGGCTATTTTGATGATTGTCGGTGAAGGTATGAGTGCAGTAGTTGGAACTGCAAATAAAATAACAGATGCTTTAGCAAATGCACATATCAACTTAAAAATGATAAATCAAGGGTCTTCTGAAATCTCAATGATGTTTGGAATTTCGAATGCAGATGCAAAAAAGGCCGTTAAAGCTTGTTATAGTCATTGTTATGCAGAATAA
- a CDS encoding homoserine dehydrogenase, with protein MKALNVALLGLGTVGSGVVKIIEENHQQIKDTIQKDIQIKHILVRDKTKKRPLNISKYQLTEDIDDILNDDDVDIVIEVMGGIEPTVDWLKSALSQKKHVITANKDLLAVHLRVLENLAQKNEVALKYEASVAGGIPIVNAINNGLNANNISEFMGIFNGTSNFILTKMSEEKTSYESALQEAQDLGFAEADPTDDVEGIDAARKVVITSYLSFNQVIKLNDVKTKGISTVTIEDIEAANALGYKIKLIGKGSYQKSQVQASVQPTLISKQHQLAAVENEYNAIYVVGDAVGETMFYGKGAGSLATGSAVVSDLLNVSLQFESNLHTLPPHFELKTEETKEMMDDQEVVSIQEKESFYIVINHESSSNKQIEADLKKALPFHKSIQFHEIKNGQYAVVVQGVDHRESLETHLAALDDIKVQKIYPVEGV; from the coding sequence ATGAAAGCACTCAATGTTGCATTATTGGGATTAGGTACTGTAGGTTCGGGAGTAGTTAAAATTATAGAAGAGAACCATCAGCAAATTAAAGATACGATTCAAAAAGATATACAAATTAAACATATTCTAGTTAGAGATAAGACAAAAAAAAGACCGTTGAATATTTCAAAGTATCAATTGACAGAGGACATTGATGATATTTTAAACGATGATGATGTTGATATTGTAATCGAAGTGATGGGAGGAATTGAACCTACCGTAGATTGGCTAAAATCTGCCTTATCCCAAAAGAAACATGTCATTACCGCTAATAAAGATCTTTTAGCAGTGCATTTAAGAGTTCTCGAAAATCTAGCTCAAAAAAATGAGGTAGCTCTTAAATATGAAGCGAGTGTGGCTGGGGGTATTCCAATTGTTAACGCTATTAATAATGGTCTGAATGCTAATAACATTAGTGAGTTTATGGGTATCTTTAATGGCACATCTAATTTTATTTTAACTAAAATGAGTGAAGAGAAAACATCATATGAGTCTGCATTACAAGAAGCTCAAGATTTAGGATTTGCTGAAGCGGATCCTACAGATGATGTTGAAGGAATCGATGCAGCAAGAAAAGTTGTTATTACATCGTATTTATCGTTTAATCAAGTTATCAAATTAAATGATGTTAAAACGAAAGGGATTAGCACTGTTACAATTGAAGACATAGAAGCTGCTAATGCTTTAGGATATAAAATTAAATTAATTGGTAAAGGCTCATATCAAAAGAGTCAAGTTCAGGCGTCTGTACAACCTACACTTATTTCAAAACAACATCAATTAGCAGCTGTAGAGAATGAATATAATGCAATTTACGTTGTAGGGGATGCTGTTGGTGAAACAATGTTTTATGGAAAAGGTGCTGGAAGTTTAGCAACTGGTTCAGCGGTTGTAAGTGACTTGCTAAACGTATCATTGCAATTTGAATCTAATCTACACACATTGCCACCTCATTTTGAGTTGAAAACTGAAGAAACAAAGGAAATGATGGATGATCAAGAAGTGGTTTCAATTCAAGAAAAGGAAAGTTTTTATATCGTTATAAATCATGAAAGTAGTTCAAATAAACAGATTGAAGCAGATTTGAAAAAAGCTTTACCATTTCATAAGTCGATTCAATTTCATGAAATAAAGAATGGACAATATGCAGTAGTAGTACAAGGCGTTGATCATAGAGAATCTCTAGAAACACATTTAGCAGCCTTAGATGATATTAAAGTACAAAAAATTTATCCAGTTGAAGGGGTTTAA